A region from the Nocardioides exalbidus genome encodes:
- a CDS encoding ABC transporter permease: MSATTIPLGAGPRTGPRPPAWERPWVRFAGRRLARLLVSLWVLVTASFAMIHLIPGDPVRAALGPTAPAELVAARRASLGLDDPLVVQYGHYLRSLVTGDLGTTLGSQLPVADVVGQRLPATLLLALLGFLLTVAIAVPVGTLAGVLTRRGHGRRAELGFTTSSIVVATVPDFLLGVGLVYVFGVHLGWLPVAGNATPSAYLLPVVSLAVGPAAILARIVRVELVEVLDADYIRTARAKRLALWKIYLGHALPNAVTSALTLGGLLLGSMVAGTVLVENVFAWPGLGSTIVSSILAKDYPLVQAIVLVYGVGVLVVNTLVDAALAVLDPRSMIRED, encoded by the coding sequence GTGTCCGCCACGACGATCCCGCTCGGTGCGGGACCCAGGACCGGGCCGAGGCCGCCGGCGTGGGAACGGCCGTGGGTCAGGTTCGCCGGGCGGCGGCTGGCGCGGTTGCTGGTCTCGCTGTGGGTGCTGGTCACCGCGTCCTTCGCGATGATCCACCTGATCCCCGGCGACCCGGTGCGCGCCGCGCTCGGGCCCACCGCTCCGGCCGAGCTGGTGGCCGCGCGCCGTGCCAGCCTCGGCCTCGACGACCCGCTGGTCGTGCAGTACGGCCACTACCTCCGCTCGCTGGTCACCGGTGACCTCGGCACGACGCTCGGGTCGCAGCTGCCGGTGGCCGACGTGGTGGGGCAACGGCTCCCGGCGACGCTCCTGCTCGCCCTGCTGGGGTTCCTCCTCACGGTCGCCATCGCGGTCCCGGTCGGCACGCTCGCCGGGGTGCTCACCCGGCGCGGCCACGGCCGGCGCGCCGAGCTCGGCTTCACCACCTCCAGCATCGTGGTGGCCACCGTCCCCGACTTCCTGCTCGGCGTCGGCCTGGTCTACGTCTTCGGCGTGCACCTCGGCTGGCTCCCCGTCGCCGGCAACGCCACCCCGTCGGCCTACCTCCTGCCGGTCGTCTCGCTGGCGGTGGGACCCGCGGCCATCCTGGCCCGCATCGTGCGGGTCGAGCTCGTCGAGGTGCTCGACGCCGACTACATCCGCACCGCCCGCGCCAAGCGCCTGGCACTGTGGAAGATCTACCTCGGCCACGCCCTGCCCAACGCGGTGACGTCCGCCCTGACCCTCGGCGGGCTGCTGCTGGGGTCGATGGTGGCCGGGACCGTGCTGGTCGAGAACGTCTTCGCGTGGCCCGGCCTCGGCAGCACCATCGTCTCCTCGATCCTCGCCAAGGACTACCCGCTCGTGCAGGCGATCGTCCTCGTCTACGGCGTCGGCGTGCTGGTGGTCAACACCCTCGTCGACGCGGCCCTCGCCGTGCTCGACCCGCGATCGATGATCAGGGAGGACTGA
- a CDS encoding ABC transporter substrate-binding protein: protein MTRTLIGPAALALALSATLSACGGGGGGGGGGTGGGEAPYVDGATFTLGLSSDPGNLDPQMGAGSSLFAVSQFAYDPLVSVDGETGEIGSQLAEEWSVDGTTVSLTLADGITCSDGDELTASDVADSLNFVTDPENQSPFLGTFIPVGATAKGDDASRTVTLTLETASPFVLNGLGSLPIVCPGGMDDRDSLAQATSGTGPYELTEAAPGDHYTYTLRDGYTWGPGGATTDEQGLPATVVVQVVENETTAANLLLSGGLNAAQIAGPDGDRLEKSGLFVAGTTGLVGEQWYNHADGRVTSDPDVRMALTQALDLTELAGVVTSGRGGPATTLAVNEPVACPGDSVSGALPAHDPEAAADLLDAAGWQEGSDGIRTKDGEPLAVTFLYQNDLGSSGDAGAELVVQQWKAIGVDATAKSQNETQLTGTIFSAGDWDVAWVGLNVSSPDQLVPFLSGPAAPDGTNFSAIASDDYDADVEEAMGMDGTASCDTWLGAEATLVENADIIPFANNTVRTFGKGAEFETPGQLIPLSIRMLAP from the coding sequence ATGACGCGCACCCTGATCGGCCCGGCTGCACTGGCCCTGGCCCTGTCGGCCACCCTCAGCGCCTGCGGGGGCGGTGGCGGCGGTGGTGGCGGCGGCACCGGCGGCGGTGAGGCGCCGTACGTCGACGGGGCGACGTTCACCCTCGGCCTGTCCTCCGACCCGGGCAACCTCGACCCGCAGATGGGCGCAGGCAGCTCGCTGTTCGCCGTGAGCCAGTTCGCCTACGACCCGCTCGTGAGCGTCGACGGCGAGACGGGTGAGATCGGCTCCCAGCTCGCCGAGGAGTGGAGCGTCGACGGCACCACGGTCAGCCTCACCCTCGCCGACGGCATCACCTGCTCGGACGGCGACGAGCTCACCGCCTCCGACGTCGCCGACAGCCTCAACTTCGTGACGGACCCGGAGAACCAGAGCCCGTTCCTCGGCACCTTCATCCCCGTCGGCGCCACGGCGAAGGGCGACGACGCGTCGCGGACGGTCACCCTGACGCTGGAGACGGCCTCGCCGTTCGTGCTCAACGGCCTCGGCAGCCTGCCGATCGTGTGCCCCGGTGGCATGGACGACCGCGACAGCCTGGCCCAGGCCACCAGCGGCACCGGCCCCTACGAGCTCACCGAGGCGGCGCCGGGCGACCACTACACCTACACGCTGCGCGACGGCTACACGTGGGGACCCGGCGGAGCCACGACCGACGAGCAGGGACTGCCCGCGACCGTCGTGGTCCAGGTCGTCGAGAACGAGACCACCGCCGCCAACCTGCTGCTCTCCGGCGGGCTCAACGCTGCGCAGATCGCCGGGCCCGACGGTGACCGGCTGGAGAAGTCGGGCCTCTTCGTCGCCGGGACCACCGGCCTGGTCGGGGAGCAGTGGTACAACCACGCCGACGGTCGCGTCACCAGCGACCCCGACGTGCGGATGGCCCTCACCCAGGCCCTCGACCTCACCGAGCTCGCCGGCGTCGTGACCTCGGGTCGCGGCGGTCCTGCCACCACCCTCGCGGTCAACGAGCCGGTCGCGTGCCCCGGGGACTCGGTCTCCGGCGCGCTGCCCGCCCACGACCCGGAGGCGGCCGCCGACCTGCTCGACGCGGCCGGCTGGCAGGAGGGCAGCGACGGCATCCGCACCAAGGACGGCGAGCCGCTCGCCGTCACCTTCCTCTACCAGAACGACCTCGGCAGCAGCGGCGACGCCGGCGCCGAGCTCGTGGTGCAGCAGTGGAAGGCGATCGGCGTCGACGCCACCGCCAAGAGCCAGAACGAGACCCAGTTGACCGGCACCATCTTCTCCGCCGGCGACTGGGACGTCGCCTGGGTCGGCCTCAACGTCAGCTCGCCCGACCAGCTCGTGCCGTTCCTCTCCGGCCCGGCCGCACCGGACGGCACCAACTTCTCCGCGATCGCCAGCGACGACTACGACGCGGACGTCGAGGAGGCGATGGGGATGGACGGCACCGCGTCGTGCGACACGTGGCTGGGTGCGGAGGCGACGCTCGTGGAGAACGCCGACATCATCCCGTTCGCCAACAACACGGTGCGCACGTTCGGCAAGGGCGCGGAGTTCGAGACGCCGGGTCAGCTGATCCCGCTCAGCATCCGGATGCTGGCCCCGTAA
- a CDS encoding serine hydrolase domain-containing protein: MSDLAHIKSWFEEHLPELLARHRVPSAAWAVLKDGEVVDGAHGVLNLATGVTATPDSVYQIGSITKLWTSTLVMQLVDEGLVDLEAPVRTYLPELRLADEDAAAAITVHELLNHTSGFEGDIFTDTGVGDDCVEKFVATLADTPQLFAPGEQFSYNNAGYCVLGRLVEVVRGTTYDQALRDHLIEPLGLAHAAPSVQEAIMHRAAMGHVESGPDGAIEPAPFWSMARSNSPAGSMLSMSPRDLLVFARMHLEDGVAPDGTRVLASGTTSRMQAREVDLPDLGLMGSSWGLGFERFDTPEGPIVGHDGSTVGQGAFLRMVPSEGVAVALLTNGGDMISLYHEIVGQVLDSISDVHLPSLPQPPAKPSRIDARRFVGTYSADVFDLTVSQDDDGRIWIEQVPKGAFIELGGQVERSELVAYRDDMLIPIEPDRGMHMPHAFLGDDGEGRALYLHLGRAVRRAGA, from the coding sequence ATGAGTGACCTGGCGCACATCAAGTCGTGGTTCGAGGAGCACCTGCCCGAGCTGCTCGCGCGGCATCGCGTGCCGTCGGCGGCATGGGCCGTCCTCAAGGACGGTGAGGTGGTCGACGGGGCGCACGGCGTGCTCAACCTCGCGACCGGCGTGACAGCGACGCCGGACTCGGTCTACCAGATCGGGTCGATCACCAAGCTGTGGACGAGCACCCTGGTCATGCAGCTCGTGGACGAGGGCCTCGTCGACCTCGAGGCGCCGGTGCGCACCTACCTCCCGGAGCTCCGGCTCGCGGACGAGGACGCCGCCGCTGCGATCACCGTGCACGAGCTGCTCAACCACACGTCCGGGTTCGAGGGCGACATCTTCACCGACACGGGCGTCGGGGACGACTGCGTCGAGAAGTTCGTGGCGACCCTCGCCGACACCCCGCAGCTCTTCGCGCCCGGCGAGCAGTTCTCCTACAACAACGCTGGCTACTGCGTGCTCGGCCGTCTCGTCGAGGTCGTCCGGGGCACGACGTACGACCAGGCGCTGCGCGACCACCTGATCGAGCCGCTCGGCCTCGCGCACGCCGCGCCGAGCGTGCAGGAGGCGATCATGCACCGCGCCGCCATGGGCCACGTCGAGTCCGGTCCCGACGGGGCGATCGAGCCCGCGCCGTTCTGGTCGATGGCGCGCTCCAACAGCCCGGCGGGGTCGATGCTGTCGATGAGCCCGCGCGACCTGCTCGTCTTCGCCCGCATGCACCTGGAGGACGGCGTGGCGCCTGACGGGACCCGCGTCCTGGCGTCCGGCACGACGTCGCGGATGCAGGCCCGCGAGGTGGACCTGCCCGACCTCGGGCTCATGGGCAGCTCGTGGGGGCTCGGCTTCGAGCGGTTCGACACCCCTGAGGGACCGATCGTCGGCCACGACGGCAGCACCGTTGGCCAGGGCGCGTTCCTCCGCATGGTCCCCAGCGAGGGGGTCGCGGTGGCGCTGCTGACCAACGGCGGCGACATGATCTCGCTCTACCACGAGATCGTCGGCCAGGTGCTGGACAGCATCTCCGACGTCCACCTGCCCAGCCTCCCGCAGCCACCGGCCAAGCCCTCGCGCATCGACGCACGCCGGTTCGTCGGCACCTACTCCGCCGACGTCTTCGACCTCACGGTCAGCCAGGACGACGACGGCCGGATCTGGATCGAGCAGGTGCCCAAGGGCGCCTTCATCGAGCTCGGCGGCCAGGTCGAGCGATCCGAGCTGGTGGCCTACCGCGACGACATGCTGATCCCGATCGAGCCCGACCGCGGGATGCACATGCCGCACGCCTTCCTCGGCGACGACGGCGAGGGTCGCGCCCTCTACCTCCACCTCGGCCGCGCCGTCCGCCGCGCCGGCGCCTGA
- a CDS encoding thioesterase family protein, producing the protein MAYFERTGADTFEPTRHAGGAWNTEEQHIAPALGLLVHVLEQDRDARRDDGLLPGRLSYDIWGTVPMAEVTTSVRVVRPGRTIELVEAALAHGGRTVVTLRAWLSGGGDTTAIAGTHLAGVAGPERVPAWDPTTVWPGGFIASVEVRRQQVAPGRAVVWARASEPLLAGEEVSTLARTAGMLDVVNGMSVRADPREVSFPNLDLTAHLLREPVGEWVGFDATVSFGASGLGLTSSVLHDASGPLGTVAQTLTLRT; encoded by the coding sequence GTGGCCTACTTCGAGCGCACCGGCGCGGACACGTTCGAGCCGACCCGGCACGCGGGCGGCGCGTGGAACACCGAGGAGCAGCACATCGCACCCGCGCTCGGACTCCTGGTCCACGTGCTCGAGCAGGACCGGGACGCCCGCCGGGACGACGGGCTGCTGCCGGGTCGCCTGTCCTACGACATCTGGGGCACCGTGCCGATGGCCGAGGTCACCACGTCGGTGCGCGTCGTGCGGCCGGGTCGCACGATCGAGCTCGTCGAGGCGGCCCTGGCCCACGGCGGTCGCACGGTCGTCACGCTCCGCGCCTGGCTGAGCGGTGGCGGTGACACCACGGCGATCGCGGGCACGCACCTGGCCGGCGTGGCCGGTCCGGAGCGGGTGCCGGCGTGGGACCCCACGACGGTCTGGCCGGGAGGCTTCATCGCCTCGGTCGAGGTCCGTCGACAGCAGGTCGCGCCGGGGCGGGCCGTGGTCTGGGCGCGTGCGTCGGAGCCGCTGCTGGCCGGTGAGGAGGTCAGCACGCTCGCCCGGACGGCCGGCATGCTCGACGTCGTCAACGGGATGAGCGTGCGAGCCGACCCGCGCGAGGTCTCCTTCCCCAACCTCGACCTCACCGCCCACCTGCTGCGCGAGCCCGTGGGGGAGTGGGTCGGGTTCGACGCCACCGTCTCCTTCGGGGCGTCCGGGCTCGGCCTCACCAGCAGCGTCCTGCACGACGCGTCCGGACCGCTCGGCACCGTGGCGCAGACCCTGACCCTGCGGACCTGA
- a CDS encoding FKBP-type peptidyl-prolyl cis-trans isomerase, whose product MTSRPIAALTASIVLALGATACSSTTDESDTAKDSTSSAPATTDALDGVTVTGDFGEEPEIEVADLTVDEPVSAVVIPGSGEEVADDSSVNYRFRIVYAKDGTDVSGNYSEEAPQKLDVTQQAPFITDAVVGATIGTRVAIALKVKDLVGDGQASQYGMKGADDLVMVLDLISMTQDPLDGPEGDVVDPPADAPTITEEDGVVTGIGFDDAPKTPSDELQVITLIEGSGDEVAEDDNVTVDYFGTVYGDGKAFDESYSAEPVAFPLTQGSLIDGWVEGLQGVTVGSRVMLIIPADQAYGDQDSGDIPAGSTLVFVIDVLGANL is encoded by the coding sequence GTGACTTCACGCCCCATCGCCGCGCTCACCGCCAGCATCGTGCTGGCCCTGGGCGCGACCGCCTGCTCCAGCACCACCGACGAGAGCGACACCGCGAAGGACAGCACGTCCTCGGCGCCCGCCACCACTGATGCCCTCGACGGCGTGACCGTCACGGGTGACTTCGGCGAGGAGCCCGAGATCGAGGTCGCCGACCTCACGGTCGACGAGCCGGTGAGCGCCGTCGTCATCCCGGGCTCCGGCGAGGAGGTGGCCGACGACAGCAGCGTCAACTACCGCTTCCGGATCGTCTACGCCAAGGACGGCACGGACGTGTCCGGCAACTACTCCGAGGAAGCGCCCCAGAAGCTCGACGTGACCCAGCAGGCTCCCTTCATCACCGATGCCGTCGTGGGCGCCACGATCGGCACGCGGGTCGCGATCGCGCTCAAGGTGAAGGACCTCGTCGGCGACGGACAGGCCTCGCAGTACGGCATGAAGGGTGCCGACGACCTCGTCATGGTGCTCGACCTGATCTCGATGACGCAGGACCCGCTCGACGGTCCCGAGGGCGACGTGGTCGACCCGCCGGCCGACGCGCCCACCATCACCGAGGAGGACGGCGTCGTCACCGGCATCGGCTTCGACGACGCCCCGAAGACGCCCAGCGACGAGCTGCAGGTCATCACGCTGATCGAGGGCTCCGGTGACGAGGTTGCCGAGGACGACAACGTGACGGTCGACTACTTCGGCACGGTCTACGGCGACGGCAAGGCGTTCGACGAGTCCTACTCGGCGGAGCCGGTCGCGTTCCCGCTGACGCAGGGAAGCCTCATCGACGGCTGGGTCGAGGGCCTCCAGGGCGTCACCGTCGGGAGCCGGGTGATGCTGATCATCCCGGCGGACCAGGCCTACGGCGACCAGGACTCCGGCGACATCCCCGCGGGGTCCACGCTCGTCTTCGTCATCGACGTGCTGGGGGCGAACCTCTAG
- a CDS encoding DUF1345 domain-containing protein: protein MQWWQREISRQVLAGVGIVVGLLTPGEALLVFLASWDLYALLYLALTWAAVRRGGLNGLTAMARQSRRMSRAERWFAISPESFAQAAAMVALVSVLLVMPRADDQSAAESYVLAVCLLAVVTAWMVLQAGFLMSYVGLHSEHRGLAFPEGAEPGVVDYLYFTVAVGTTFGTTDVEVRHSALRRQVLTHGVLAFVFNTLVLTVAITFTTSYLG, encoded by the coding sequence ATGCAGTGGTGGCAGCGCGAGATCTCCCGTCAGGTCCTGGCCGGCGTCGGGATCGTGGTCGGACTCCTGACCCCCGGCGAGGCGCTGCTCGTCTTCCTGGCGTCCTGGGACCTGTACGCCCTGCTCTATCTGGCCCTCACGTGGGCCGCGGTCCGTCGGGGCGGGCTGAACGGGCTCACCGCGATGGCACGCCAGTCGCGCCGCATGTCGCGCGCCGAGCGGTGGTTCGCCATCTCGCCGGAGAGCTTCGCGCAGGCCGCCGCCATGGTCGCGCTGGTGTCGGTGCTCCTGGTGATGCCGCGGGCCGACGACCAGTCCGCCGCCGAGTCCTACGTGCTGGCTGTCTGCCTGCTCGCGGTCGTCACGGCGTGGATGGTGCTGCAGGCCGGGTTCCTGATGAGCTACGTCGGCCTCCACAGCGAGCACCGCGGGCTGGCCTTCCCCGAGGGTGCCGAGCCCGGCGTCGTGGACTACCTCTACTTCACCGTCGCGGTGGGGACGACCTTCGGCACCACCGACGTCGAGGTGCGGCACTCCGCGCTCCGGCGGCAGGTGCTCACCCACGGGGTGCTGGCCTTCGTGTTCAACACCCTCGTGCTGACGGTGGCGATCACGTTCACGACCAGCTACCTGGGGTGA
- a CDS encoding amino acid permease, producing MSAEPAAERHLTEDEEHLAKLGYKQELARSWSGFSNFAISFSIISILAGCLTTYGAGIANGGPVSISWSWPIISVFILIIGFTMSELVSAMPTSGGIYYWASKLGGPAAGFFTGWLNLIGLVAVTASVAYGCATFFELTFLAWGWMDEFSLNTVFAIFLVILVFITVVNIFSSHLLALINNVSVWWHVAGAAFLVLVLIIVPDQHLSVSQVFTDTYNGSGWADGSTSSLVFFFAIIPFGFILTQYTITGFDASVHLSEETQGAAKTAARAIWQSIFYSAVGGYILLLAVTFAIPQVDGAPDYASIPAGGVAYVFDAALGSTWGGLLLFISSCAQLFCATACLTSTSRMMFAFSRDRAVPGSRLWSKVNAQRTPANAVIFAAVLGALITLPALKSVNGIPTAFYAVTSVSVIGLYFSFAVPIFLRWRAGDSFEVGSWNNGSKYKWMNLVATIEIVVVGIMLMLPTSPFGAPWRDEFDWAAVNYAPIMVVAVLALLAIWWNVSAKHWFTGPVNTIDQAVVDAFED from the coding sequence ATGTCTGCTGAGCCCGCTGCCGAGCGACACCTGACAGAGGACGAGGAACACCTGGCCAAGCTCGGCTACAAGCAGGAGCTCGCCCGCTCCTGGTCGGGCTTCTCCAACTTCGCCATCTCCTTCTCGATCATCTCGATCCTGGCCGGCTGCCTCACGACCTACGGCGCGGGCATCGCCAACGGCGGCCCGGTCTCGATCTCCTGGTCCTGGCCGATCATCTCGGTGTTCATCCTGATCATCGGGTTCACGATGTCGGAGCTCGTCTCGGCGATGCCGACGTCGGGCGGCATCTACTACTGGGCGTCCAAGCTCGGTGGTCCGGCGGCCGGCTTCTTCACCGGATGGCTGAACCTGATCGGCCTCGTCGCCGTGACCGCGTCGGTCGCCTATGGATGTGCGACGTTCTTCGAGCTCACGTTCCTGGCGTGGGGCTGGATGGACGAGTTCTCGCTCAACACGGTCTTCGCGATCTTCCTCGTGATCCTGGTCTTCATCACGGTGGTCAACATCTTCTCCAGCCACCTGCTCGCACTGATCAACAACGTCTCGGTGTGGTGGCACGTGGCCGGCGCGGCGTTCCTCGTGCTCGTGCTGATCATCGTCCCCGACCAGCACCTCAGCGTGTCCCAGGTCTTCACCGACACCTACAACGGGTCCGGCTGGGCCGACGGGTCGACGAGCAGCCTCGTCTTCTTCTTCGCGATCATCCCGTTCGGCTTCATCCTCACCCAATACACGATCACCGGCTTCGACGCCTCCGTGCACCTCTCCGAGGAGACCCAGGGCGCGGCGAAGACCGCGGCCCGCGCCATCTGGCAGTCGATCTTCTACTCGGCCGTCGGCGGCTACATCCTGCTGCTGGCGGTGACCTTCGCGATCCCGCAGGTCGACGGTGCGCCGGACTACGCGAGCATCCCCGCCGGAGGAGTGGCGTACGTCTTCGACGCCGCGCTCGGCTCGACGTGGGGCGGCCTGCTGCTCTTCATCTCCTCGTGCGCCCAGCTCTTCTGCGCGACCGCCTGCCTGACGTCCACGTCGCGGATGATGTTCGCCTTCAGCCGTGACCGCGCCGTCCCCGGCTCGCGCCTCTGGTCCAAGGTCAACGCCCAGCGCACCCCTGCCAACGCCGTCATCTTCGCCGCGGTCCTCGGTGCGCTGATCACGCTCCCGGCCCTGAAGTCGGTCAACGGCATCCCGACCGCGTTCTACGCGGTCACCTCGGTCTCGGTCATCGGCCTCTACTTCTCCTTCGCCGTCCCGATCTTCCTGCGCTGGCGCGCAGGCGACTCGTTCGAGGTCGGCAGCTGGAACAACGGCAGCAAGTACAAGTGGATGAACCTCGTGGCCACGATCGAGATCGTCGTCGTCGGCATCATGCTGATGCTGCCGACGTCGCCGTTCGGCGCACCGTGGCGCGACGAGTTCGACTGGGCCGCGGTGAACTACGCGCCGATCATGGTCGTCGCCGTGCTCGCGCTGCTCGCGATCTGGTGGAACGTGTCGGCGAAGCACTGGTTCACCGGTCCGGTCAACACGATCGACCAGGCCGTGGTCGACGCCTTCGAGGACTGA
- a CDS encoding FadR/GntR family transcriptional regulator, whose protein sequence is MTAQPHEHLTAAVLRPVRGHHAFEGCVEQLATAIRLGVYPVGSLLPPERELAERLAVSRATLREAIAALRQAGLIETRRGRGGGSSVTAQARSRSTGLSRVSAATKSEWLDALAFRSVVEPGAAHLAASHELTDADRGRLSSAEAAVADASGKRAHRQADSRLHLTIASLSGSARLQEAVTSVQSTLDRMLGAIPSLEPNIGHSHQQHRQICKAILAGRPDRARAVMEDHCDDTAALLRGLLV, encoded by the coding sequence ATGACCGCCCAGCCGCACGAGCACCTCACGGCGGCGGTCCTGCGGCCGGTGCGTGGGCACCACGCGTTCGAGGGCTGCGTCGAGCAGCTCGCGACCGCGATCCGGCTCGGCGTCTACCCCGTCGGAAGCCTCCTGCCGCCCGAGCGAGAGCTCGCCGAGCGGCTCGCCGTCAGCCGCGCGACGCTGCGCGAGGCGATCGCCGCACTGCGGCAGGCGGGGCTGATCGAGACCCGGCGCGGCCGGGGCGGCGGGTCGTCCGTCACGGCACAGGCACGCTCCCGGTCGACCGGCCTGTCCCGCGTGTCGGCGGCCACCAAGTCCGAGTGGCTCGACGCACTCGCGTTCCGCAGCGTCGTCGAGCCGGGCGCCGCCCACCTCGCCGCCAGCCACGAGCTCACCGACGCCGACCGGGGCCGGCTGAGCTCGGCCGAGGCCGCGGTCGCCGACGCCTCCGGCAAGCGCGCCCACCGCCAGGCGGACTCGCGGTTGCACCTCACGATCGCCTCGCTGAGCGGCTCGGCCAGGCTCCAGGAGGCCGTCACCTCGGTCCAGTCCACCCTCGACCGGATGCTCGGCGCGATCCCGTCGCTCGAGCCCAACATCGGCCACTCCCACCAGCAGCACCGCCAGATCTGCAAGGCCATCCTCGCCGGGCGTCCCGATCGCGCCCGCGCGGTGATGGAGGACCACTGCGACGACACGGCCGCGCTGCTGCGCGGCCTGCTCGTCTGA
- a CDS encoding glutamine synthetase family protein, producing MSTRNDRHLTMGDLRLRIESGEVDTVVLAFTDMQGRLQGKRLHGQYFLDHVVGHGTEGCNYLLAVDVDMNTVDGYAMTSWEQGYGDMEFVLDEQTIRLLTWLPATAMVQCDLEWADHRPVVASPRAVLKAQLDRLAERGLVALAGTELELVVYDDTYEEAFRKSYRDLTPANQYNVDYSILGTTRVEPFLRDVRNHMYAAGLDVEGAKGECNFGQHEIGFLYADALTTADNHVVYKNAAKEIAAQHGRSVTFMAKPNQREGSSCHIHLSLRGADGELVFWDDEAGGRTPLYDSFIAGVLATAADFTLFFAPNINSYKRFADGSFAPTTLGWGLDNRTCAVRLVGRGAGARMENRIPGADANPYLALAAMIAGGLHGIENDLELEPELTGNAYASDKPRVPSTMGDARERFHGSAIARAALGDEVVDHYANMADVELAAYNAAVTDWELVRGFERL from the coding sequence GTGAGCACACGCAACGACCGCCACCTGACCATGGGGGACCTGCGCCTGCGCATCGAGTCCGGAGAGGTCGACACGGTCGTCCTGGCCTTCACCGACATGCAGGGCCGGCTCCAGGGCAAGCGGCTGCACGGGCAGTACTTCCTCGACCACGTCGTCGGTCACGGCACCGAGGGCTGCAACTACCTGCTCGCCGTCGACGTCGACATGAACACCGTCGACGGCTACGCGATGACGTCGTGGGAGCAGGGCTACGGCGACATGGAGTTCGTCCTGGACGAGCAGACCATCCGACTGCTCACCTGGCTGCCCGCGACCGCGATGGTCCAGTGCGACCTCGAGTGGGCCGACCACCGCCCGGTGGTCGCGTCACCGCGCGCCGTCCTGAAGGCCCAGCTGGACCGGCTGGCCGAGCGCGGGCTGGTCGCCCTCGCCGGGACCGAGCTCGAGCTCGTCGTCTACGACGACACCTACGAGGAGGCCTTCCGCAAGAGCTATCGCGACCTCACCCCGGCCAACCAGTACAACGTCGACTACTCCATCCTCGGCACCACCCGCGTCGAGCCCTTCCTGCGCGACGTCCGCAACCACATGTACGCCGCCGGTCTCGACGTCGAGGGCGCCAAGGGCGAGTGCAACTTCGGCCAGCACGAGATCGGCTTCCTCTACGCCGACGCGCTCACCACGGCCGACAACCACGTGGTCTACAAGAACGCCGCCAAGGAGATCGCCGCCCAGCACGGCCGGTCGGTGACCTTCATGGCGAAGCCCAACCAGCGCGAGGGCAGCTCGTGCCACATCCACCTGTCGCTGCGGGGCGCCGACGGCGAGCTCGTCTTCTGGGACGACGAAGCGGGAGGGCGTACGCCGCTCTACGACAGCTTCATCGCCGGCGTGCTGGCGACGGCGGCCGACTTCACGCTGTTCTTCGCGCCCAACATCAACTCCTACAAGCGGTTCGCCGACGGCTCCTTCGCCCCGACCACGCTCGGCTGGGGGCTCGACAACCGCACCTGCGCCGTCCGCCTGGTGGGTCGCGGTGCGGGTGCGCGGATGGAGAACCGGATCCCCGGCGCCGACGCCAACCCCTACCTCGCGCTCGCCGCCATGATCGCCGGCGGGCTGCACGGGATCGAGAACGACCTCGAGCTCGAGCCCGAGCTCACCGGCAACGCCTACGCCTCCGACAAGCCGCGCGTGCCGAGCACCATGGGTGACGCGCGCGAGCGGTTCCACGGCTCGGCGATCGCCCGTGCCGCCCTGGGCGACGAGGTCGTGGACCACTACGCCAACATGGCCGACGTCGAGCTCGCGGCCTACAACGCTGCCGTCACCGACTGGGAGCTCGTCCGCGGATTCGAGAGGCTCTGA